The Tautonia plasticadhaerens nucleotide sequence CCGACGACCGGCCAGCTCTGGACCTCGGTGAATGAGCGCGATGCGCTGGGCGACAACCTGGTGCCCGACTACATCACGCACGTCGAGGAAGGCGGCTTCTACGGCTGGCCCTGGTACTACCTCGGACCGAACCAGGACCCGCGGCACGAGGGGAAGCGCCCCGAGCTGAAGGACAAGGTGATCGTCCCCGACGTGCTCTTGCAGTCGCACATGGCTTCGCTCGACCTGGCGTTCTACGACGGCGACCAATTCCCGGAGGAGTACCGCCACGACGCCTTCGCCGCCGAGCACGGCTCGTGGAACCGGGCCCGTCGCGTCGGCTACAAGGTCATCCGCGTGCCGATGGAAGACGGCAAGGCGACCGGCGAGTACGAGGACTTCCTCGTCGGCTTCGTCACCGAGGAGGGCGATGTCTGGGGCCGCCCGGTGGGCGTGGCCGTGGCCAGGGACGGGTCGCTGATGGTGACCGATGACGGCTCGGGGACGGTGTGGCGGGTGGCGTACACGGGGGAGAAGTGAGATGACGCCAACCGGATCCCGGCCGTGGGACCTGTCGATCGGCGCGGGACGCCCCCCTCGGGATGGGCCGCGTCCAGGGGGGGTCACCCTGATCGAGCTGCTGGTGGTCATCGCGATCATCGGCGTGCTGGTCGCCCTGCTGCTCCCCGCCGTCCAGTCCGCCCGCGAGGCCGCCCGGCGCGCCCGGTGCTGTAACAACCTGAAGCAGATAGGCATCGCCCTGCACGGCTACCACGCGGCCGTCGGCAGCTTCCCGGTCGGCTTCCTCTACCCGAACGGGCCGGTGCCGGCGACGACTTCGCCCCTGCAGTACCGATGGTCGGTGTTGGCGCAGATGGCGCCGTATCTGGAGGGGACAAACCTCCACAACGCCCTGAATTTCGACTTCCCGGTGGCCTACAAGCCGACGGGCGGTCCCTCGCCGTTCTGGCCGTTCTATCCGGCCAATACGACGGTGATGGCGACCTCGGTCGGCCTCTTCCTCTGTCCCAGCGACGGCGCCCCGCCACCGATGGAGGGCTCGGGGCCTGTGAATTACGCATTCTGCTCAGGCACCGGGACCGGCGGCGGAGACGCCGCCGGCGCCGACGGCGCCTTTATCCTCGGCCCGTCGCTGTCGGTGGCCGACCTGAGCGACGGCGTCAGCACGACGGTAGCGGCCTCGGAGCAACTCCTCGGGGTCCGCGGGCCATACAGTCAGACGACTCCCGAGCCGGTCCCCTCGCCGCCATCGCGAGCGATGGCGCGGGTCGCGGCGGGTCCCTTGACCGACTCGGCCTGCGCCATGGCGCCGGCGGGCTGGCTGTTAAACAAGGGGGCGGGCTGGTGGGATGGGAATTATCTAAACACCCTTTACAGCCACCGCGAGCCGCCCAACTCCGCCCGATACGACTGCATCACCTACCACAACCCCGGCTGGAAGGCCGCCCGCAGCCACCATCCCGGCGGCGTGAACGTGCTGTATTGCGACGGCCATGCCACCTTCATCCGAGACGGCGTCGCCCCGCCCACCTGGCGGGCGATCGCCACGAGGGCGGGTGGCGAGGTCGTGTCGTCCGATTCGCTGTGATCCTTGCGAGGAGGCGAGGGACCGTGAGTTGGGGCAGCAGGCGAGATGATCGCGCTCGCACTCGGTGGCGGCCTCCTCCGGACGCCCTCCGATCTCCGAGTCCCATAGTGTCCCCAGAGGCAGGCGGGTGGACCGTCCAGCTTGGCCAGCCGCACTCGGACCGTCAGCCGCATTGCGCGCGTCGGTCCGAAATGCCGGCGCATCCTCGGACTCTATCAGGTTGCTTCGCATATCCGGCTCAGGAGCTGGAGCCAGCAGTTCGTTAATACCAGTCCGGGTCATTCATCATACCATCACAAGCTCAATCGACCATCAAGGCTGTCGCAGGTCGTCCGATCCTTGGGTCGCGATTCCGTCTCCCGTCCACGCCGACCGCAAGGTCCTGCAGGGTCACGACCTTTCGGGTCAGGACTACCAGCAGGTACTTTGGGATGAGGTATCCCTGGTTGCCGTGGACCTCCGGCAGGTCCAGGAACCGGCCGATCTGGTCGAACTGATCGTTGGCCAGGGCCCCCAGGACGCGGGCCAGGGCGAGCCCCAGCTCGCCGCGGTAGAAGCCGGTGTCGATCAGCCGGAGCCGCTGGGCCCGCTCCTCGGGCTCCAGGGCGGGGTTTCGCCGCACGGCCGCCCGGATGGTGCGGGCGTCGAGCAGGGTGCGGGCGAAGGCGGGGTCGAGCACGGCGACGAGCGGCAGGTACTCCGCGAGGTCGCTCCGGCCGGTAAGCTCGCCGGGGACCCGGCCGAGGAACCACCGCCGGACCCGCGGCAGCGCGTGGCGCAGCTCCTCCGTGGCTGGCCTCTCCCCCTCGGCCGGGCAGCCCACGAGGGCCAGGAGCTCCCGGGCGGACGCCTCTCGCAAATCCGGCCGCCACTCCGGGAACGGTGCGATCCGCCAGTCGATCCGGCCGTCCCGGATGACGAAACCGGGCTCCGATGGGACGTCGACGAGCTCCGCAAGGGCCTGCAACTCGGGCGGGGCGGGGAGGTGCCGTTCGCCCGGGACGGACATCGCCCGCTCCAGCACGGCCACGGCCGCCTGGCAGGCCCGCCGCTCGGCCGGGTCGCTGGCCCAGGGCAATAGCTGCATGGCACCGTCACGCTCGACCTGGGCCCGGTCGGCCACCAGGACGGCCAGGTAGCGATCCCGGAAGGTCGCCAGCTTCCCCCGGACCCGCCCGACCTCGGCCCGCAGCTCGATCCCGCGACCAGGGACGTCTCCCTGGGCCTCCGGCCGCGGAATGGACCCCGTCGTGCCCCGCGCGAGCAGGCAGGCCCCGC carries:
- a CDS encoding DUF1559 family PulG-like putative transporter, whose product is MTPTGSRPWDLSIGAGRPPRDGPRPGGVTLIELLVVIAIIGVLVALLLPAVQSAREAARRARCCNNLKQIGIALHGYHAAVGSFPVGFLYPNGPVPATTSPLQYRWSVLAQMAPYLEGTNLHNALNFDFPVAYKPTGGPSPFWPFYPANTTVMATSVGLFLCPSDGAPPPMEGSGPVNYAFCSGTGTGGGDAAGADGAFILGPSLSVADLSDGVSTTVAASEQLLGVRGPYSQTTPEPVPSPPSRAMARVAAGPLTDSACAMAPAGWLLNKGAGWWDGNYLNTLYSHREPPNSARYDCITYHNPGWKAARSHHPGGVNVLYCDGHATFIRDGVAPPTWRAIATRAGGEVVSSDSL